The Chanodichthys erythropterus isolate Z2021 chromosome 12, ASM2448905v1, whole genome shotgun sequence genome contains a region encoding:
- the tacr3l gene encoding tachykinin receptor 3-like — MAGPQSGSNVTRNYTNQFVQPPWRVAVWSVAYSSVLAVAVFGNLIVIWIILAHKRMRTVTNYFLLNLAFSDASMAAFNTLINFIYATHGEWYFGEVYCKFHNFFPVTAVFASIYSMTAIAVDRYMAIIHPLKPRLSATATKVVILCIWALAVILAFPLCFYSTTRTMPRRTVCYVAWPRPAEDSFMYHIIVTVLVYMLPLVVMGITYTIVGVTLWGGEIPGDSSDNYVGQLRAKRKVVKMMIVVVVTFALCWLPYHIYFIVTGLNKRLNKWKSIQQVYLSVLWLAMSSTMYNPIIYCCLNGRFRAGFKRAFRWCPFIHVSSYDELELRPTRLHPRNQSSMCTLSRIDTSVHGDDPCRSNRKSTKSQCQVEVKDENTAATKLCLHREPMFASEQLS, encoded by the exons ATGGCTGGTCCTCAGAGTGGCTCAAACGTAACGCGTAATTACACGAATCAGTTCGTGCAGCCGCCGTGGCGTGTCGCGGTCTGGTCGGTCGCGTACAGCTCCGTGCTCGCGGTCGCCGTGTTCGGAAACCTCATCGTTATTTGGATCATTTTGGCTCATAAACGGATGCGCACCGTTACCAATTATTTCTTGCTCAACCTGGCCTTCTCCGACGCCTCGATGGCCGCCTTCAACACGCTCATCAACTTCATTTACGCCACGCACGGAGAGTGGTACTTTGGAGAGGTCTACTGCAAGTTCCACAACTTCTTTCCCGTGACTGCCGTGTTTGCCAGCATTTACTCCATGACAGCGATTGCAGTCGACAG GTACATGGCCATTATTCACCCTCTGAAGCCTCGCCTGTCAGCCACCGCTACTAAAGTGGTGATTCTCTGTATTTGGGCCCTGGCGGTGATTTTGGCTTTTCCGCTGTGTTTCTACTCTACCACGAGAACTATGCCTCGCAGAACCGTCTGCTACGTTGCCTGGCCGAGACCTGCTGAGGATTCGTTCAT GTATCATATCATAGTAACAGTGCTGGTGTACATGCTGCCCCTAGTGGTGATGGGTATCACCTACACTATAGTCGGGGTGACACTTTGGGGAGGAGAGATTCCTGGAGATTCATCGGACAATTATGTTGGACAACTGCGTGCTAAAAGGAAG GTGGTGAAGATGATGATTGTGGTGGTGGTGACCTTTGCCCTCTGCTGGTTGCCCTATCACATCTATTTTATTGTGACGGGCTTAAACAAGCGCTTGAACAAGTGGAAGTCCATCCAGCAGGTCTATCTGTCTGTGCTGTGGTTGGCCATGAGCTCCACCATGTACAACCCCATTATTTACTGCTGTCTGAATGGCAG GTTTAGGGCCGGCTTCAAAAGGGCCTTCAGGTGGTGTCCCTTCATCCATGTTTCAAGCTACGATGAGCTAGAGCTCCGTCCCACCCGTCTCCATCCACGTAACCAGAGCAGCATGTGCACCCTGTCTCGGATCGACACCAGCGTCCACGGTGACGACCCCTGCCGCAGCAACCGAAAGAGCACCAAGTCCCAGTGTCAAGTCGAGGTCAAAGACGAAAACACGGCAGCTACTAAACTCTGTCTTCACAGAGAGCCAATGTTTGCCAGCGAGCAGCTCAGCTGA